From the genome of Oryza glaberrima chromosome 1, OglaRS2, whole genome shotgun sequence:
TACCTGTCGAATTCATTCTTCACTGTGCTCTCCATTAGTCTCATCTTCAATTTCTTGACCAAACCAAAGCGAACTAGTACGAGACCGTTCTCTGTATAGTCATAACCAGCTACCTCAATCTTATATCTAGTTGCTACTAGTATACTCAAaagttaatgtttttttttcgtatggaattttctcttagattactcatccgatttatgATCTGATTACACAattgtgttcataacaattaaatctttataataagatctcacatgactatatttttatgaaaaaaatacaaattacttttataatatatctaaattacttttagattacattaaattacttcttaatcataaaagtaatttaataaaacctaaaagtaatttacctatattatataagtaacttaaaaaaagtaaagtaaCTTGTTACGATAttaaaataaatctatacattcataatattATTCATAATattgtgagttgtttattttataatcatttttagtcagtgacgtaatttgtgctgattaaatttaattatatagACTCATGTTTTTACCTCCATAACGGATTTACTTTTGATGTCGtgataaagttactttctttttgttttaagttacttttataatttatgtaaattacttttaaactttactaaattacttttatatgtctaagaagtaatttagtgaaatctaaaagtaatttagatatattataaaaataatttataatttttcatcaaaatataatcatgtaagatcttgttataaagatttaattgttacgaacacaacgacataatcggatcatagattagataaatagtttaagagaaaatttaatttaaagtaTAAGTGATTCCTATTTGCTTGAGACATAGAGGATAAACTACTCTCTAGCCTAACAAAGTGCGTCACATGGCTTCCGATTCGGTCTGTTCTGGCCTTCTTGACAATATTAGCATGTGGAACAGACGACTACACTAGCATGTGGGATCAGACGGCCCTAGATGTGTCGCGTGATAAGACCAGATCGAGAGGCCTCTCAAGATAGATTTTACGATTTCCTTGGCTCCAAAACCTAAAGCTAAGCACATGCTCTCCTAAAAAACATTGCacttgctgctgctactactgctCTTGGGCTCCTTTGAAACACAAGAGTAAATACTACATTGTAAAATATAAGTTTAAAAACATAGAAAACATAGGATTTCAATGAAATGTAAgttgaaaacaaaaatataaaatataggaatgatcatttgattggaccgcaagaaaaaaaaataaagtgaatAGGAGATGGACTTGTAGTTAACTTTTGATAAGATTGAGatggaatttcataggattcaataGTTTTCAGTTCTATATATTTCAAAAAGGATCATCCAGGGAAAAATGGATTATAACCGTTTAAAAATTTCAATGTTTTTTCCTTCcaatcaaagttttttttctcgctGCGCTGGACGCATGGTGTGCTGTTGGGCCGAACTGGGCCCGCACGGCGTAGGCTAAGGCAAGATGCGAACTGGGCCGTCGGATGCAATGGTCACCTGATACGAAGTGAAACCACACCACACCACCGTCGGAGGATTCCTGTCcctgcccacgccgccgccttcgccgccgtccgccagcTCCTGCCtgcgccgcccccgcctgcGCCGCCCCAGTGGAGATGGCGCCTGGCACCACCCTCGCCCCCAAGCGCCGCAAGGCAGAGGcgtccccttccccttcccatTCCCCTATGGGGGATTCTTCCGACGGCGGCTACAGCGACTCCGACCTCCACGACGCCGAGGAAAGCTTCTACTCCGCGAGGAGCGGCTCCGAGGACGACCGCCAAGTTTCCTCCAGCGTAAAGCTCGATCTCTCTCGTCCTCCTATccccaccttctctctctctctctgtttgctCCAATCTTTTGAGCTTCAATCGTCTGCCTGTGCTTGTCCCTGGTCAtcagaacgacgacgacgatagcgaggaggaggagaaagaggagcGGGAgatggatgaggaggaggacgaagaggatgatgatgatgaagagatgaatgaggaggatgacgaggatGAGGGGGAGGAGATGAACGAGCTCGAGAAGGAGTACCGCACGCTCCAGACCAATCAACAGTAAATTACCCCCCTTCCCTTGTATACTTTTGTGCTGTTCTGCCTGTTCTAACTGAAAGAGAACTTGTAAACCGAAATAAAATCTTGTAGAAATATTTTGGAGACATTGAAACAGCACAGAGATGACGATGTTTCGAAGGGCCAGGCGGTCAAAAATCAAAAGGTACCAACACCCACTTAGCTCTGATCACCAATCGCTGACTCATATTCATGTTTATACGCTGCTCTCCTTAGATTTGCTCGCATTCCATAATTTGATCTATCTTTGAACTCCAAAGGTGTTGTGGGACAAGGCACTCGAGATGAGATTCTTGCTGCAAAAGGCATTTTCCACTTCAAACAAGTTGCCCAAGGTTTATCTCTTTATCTGTTGCAACAAACTTCTTTCTTGCTTtatcttcattgtttttcttttccttccaaAGAATGCGGGGTTGTAGATCGCATTTCAAATTGATCCTTTGTTGTGTTACTGCAGGAACCCATCAGGTCGATGTTTTGTGATCACAATCAGGAGATAGAGCAAGCTTATCTTGATCTGTTGAATTCATCGAAGCAGACTCTTGGTTCCATGATGGAGCTTCAGGAGGTTTGATCGATTGCTTTTGTTTTTGCAGTTTAATGCAATGTTGTTGTACGGTATAGTTACCCAAGGTTTTTTCTAATGTATAATAACACTTTGAAAACAACCGGCAGGCCTTGCTGGAGAGGAATCGTGCTACAAAGGATGTAACTGATACTGGTACCATTCATGTTCTTTCTGGTTCTAGCATACAATTGTTTGGAGTACCTTTGTACCGTATATAtgctaattaatccatgacTAAATGACAGATAATTCTTCAGAGTTGAATGGAGAGGATGATGAGTGGTCAGAAGTTCAGAAATTGCAGAAAAGGTATGTTTTG
Proteins encoded in this window:
- the LOC127764241 gene encoding uncharacterized protein LOC127764241; amino-acid sequence: MAPGTTLAPKRRKAEASPSPSHSPMGDSSDGGYSDSDLHDAEESFYSARSGSEDDRQVSSSNDDDDSEEEEKEEREMDEEEDEEDDDDEEMNEEDDEDEGEEMNELEKEYRTLQTNQQNILETLKQHRDDDVSKGQAVKNQKVLWDKALEMRFLLQKAFSTSNKLPKEPIRSMFCDHNQEIEQAYLDLLNSSKQTLGSMMELQEALLERNRATKDVTDTDNSSELNGEDDEWSEVQKLQKRITLFRNSEIDKWQRKTQVTTGAAALKGKLHAFNQNISDQVTSYMRDPSRMINRMHLRKSTLSVFGEEVGEHENNKEENNTEGDPELVDDSEFYQQLLKEFLESCDAGASESAFYALKKQQHKKRKLVDRRASKSRKIRYHVHEKIANFMAPVPMVIPPMAPKLFENLFGMGNQKSTTA